The Lactuca sativa cultivar Salinas chromosome 2, Lsat_Salinas_v11, whole genome shotgun sequence genome includes a window with the following:
- the LOC111884573 gene encoding uncharacterized protein LOC111884573 isoform X2 — translation MVKGNIFHYRKDSWPPEEYVNRTTLQLLDFDSGAPPEHAWRRKLNSHAGILKEFSVTFMEAMKMIGLGIRLWSYVREEASHGRRAPIDPFNREGKPAATQGVPLGGMGSGSITRGFRGEFRQFQIIPGACEPSPMMANQFSIFISRDGGNKKYASVLSPGKHDGTGTDQGLSSWGWNLNGQHSTYHALFPRAWTVYDGEPDPELKLSCRQISPFLPHNYRDSSLPVTVFVYTLVNTGKERAKVSLLFTWANSIGGTSHFSGDHVNEPFVGEDGVSGVLLHHKTAKDNPPVTFAIAACETQNVNVTVLPSFGLSDESHVTAKDMWGKMAQDGEFDRENFENGATFPSSAGEANCAAVSASAWVEPNGKCTVAFALAWSSPKVKFMKGKSYHRRYTKYYGTSEGAAEDLVHDALTNYKRWEEDIEKWQNPILKNDDLPEWYKFTLFNELYFLVAGGTIWIDTPLPGADDSGSDRQPPSIQDNGDANSSEEDETETPERDDTTISINPNPKSNDNHDNDDENDDVGSFLYLEGVEYIMWCTYDVHFYASFALLELFPKIELSIQREFAKAVLTEDTRKVKFLAEGNSGIRKVKGAVPHDLGTHDPWHEMNAYNIHDTSKWKDLNPKFVLQAYRDFAATGNLSFGADVWPAVRAAMEYMDQFDRDGDCLIENDGFPDQTYDAWTVHGISAYCGCLWLAALQATAAMAVQLGDKGSAQKYKKMFLKAKIAFETKLWNGSYFNYDENSKSIQADQLAGQWYTAAAGLPDLFEGSKIESSLRKIFDFNVMKVRGGRMGAVNGMYPNGKVDETCMQSREVWTGVTYGVAATMIHAGMVEEAFTTAEGIFTSGWSEDGFGYAFQTPEGWTMDGHFRSLVYMRPLSIWAMQSALSAPKAVLDAPGVNVMDRIQTPALSSRTSFNYKAAKKKSRKAKCFSNSVFHCL, via the exons ATGGTTAAAGGGAATATTTTCCATTACAGAAAGGACTCATGGCCTCCTGAAGAATACGTAAATCGGACTACTCTGCAACTC CTTGACTTCGATAGTGGTGCTCCTCCTGAACACGCATGGAGACGAAAGTTAAACAGCCATGCTGGTATTCTCAAGGAATTCAGTGTTACTTTCATGGAAGCAATGAAAATG ATTGGCCTTGGAATCCGTCTATGGTCATATGTAAGGGAAGAGGCCTCTCATGGAAGG CGAGCTCCAATTGATCCTTTCAATCGTGAAGGCAAGCCAGCAGCAACCCAAGGGGTTCCACTAGGTGGAATGGG aaGTGGAAGTATAACTAGAGGTTTTAGAGGAGAGTTTAGGCAATTCCAAATAATTCCCGGTGCATGTGAGCCTTCTCCTATGATGGCCAATCAATTCTCC ATTTTTATTTCGCGTGACGGTGGGAATAAAAAATATGCATCGGTTTTATCCCCAGGGAAACACGATGGAACAGG AACGGATCAAGGGTTGTCATCATGGGGGTGGAATTTAAATGGTCAACATTCAACATACCATGCGTTATTTCCACGAGCATGGACAGTTTATGATG GTGAACCTGACCCTGAACTCAAATTGTCATGTCGTCAAATATCTCCATTTTTACCTCATAATTACCGAGATAGTAGTCTTCCGGTTACCGTTTTTGTTTACACG ttggtGAATACCGGGAAGGAAAGGGCAAAAGTCAGCCTTCTCTTCACATGGGCG AATTCGATTGGAGGAACCTCACACTTTTCAGGAGATCATGTGAATGAGCCTTTCGT AGGTGAAGATGGAGTCTCCGGTGTTCTTCTACATCACAA GACAGCTAAAGATAACCCGCCTGTTACTTTTGCGATAGCTGCCTGCGAGACCCAAAATGTAAATGTGACGGTTTTACCAAGTTTTGGATTATCTGATGAAAGCCACGTCACTGCCAAAGATATGTGGGGTAAAATGGCACAG GATGGAGAATTTGATCGGGAGAATTTTGAGAATGGAGCTACGTTTCCATCATCAGCAGGGGAGGCGAATTGTGCTGCGGTGTCTGCTTCTGCATGGGTTGAACCGAATGGGAAGTGCACTGTCGCGTTTGCTTTGGCATGGTCTTCTCCAAAAGTCAAATTCATGAAAGGAAAATCATATCACAG gAGGTACACGAAATACTATGGTACTTCCGAGGGGGCAGCTGAGGACTTGGTTCATGATGCTTTGACAA ATTATAAAAGATGGGAAGAAGATATCGAGAAATGGCAAAATCCTATCTTGAAAAATGATGATCTACCAGAATG GTACAAGTTTACATTATTCAACGAGCTTTACTTTTTGGTTGCTGGTGGCACAATTTGGATAG ACACTCCACTACCAGGAGCAGACGACTCCGGCAGTGATCGGCAACCACCGAGCATACAAGACAACGGCGATGCAAATTCCAGCGAAGAAGATGAAACAGAAACTCCCGAAAGAGACGACACAACcatttccataaaccctaatccaAAATCAAATGATAATCACGATAATGATGATGAAAATGACGATGTTGGTAGCTTTCTATACCTCGAAGGCGTGGAATACATCATGTGGTGCACATACGACGTCCATTTCTACGCATCATTCGCTCTCCTCGAGCTTTTCCCCAAAATCGAACTAAGCATCCAACGCGAATTCGCAAAAGCTGTGTTAACAGAAGACACAAGAAAAGTCAAATTCCTCGCAGAAGGTAATTCGGGAATCCGAAAAGTGAAAGGCGCAGTTCCTCATGATCTTGGAACCCACGATCCATGGCATGAAATGAACGCATATAACATCCACGATACAAGCAAATGGAAagacctaaaccctaaattcgtcctTCAAGCCTATCGCGACTTCGCCGCCACCGGAAATTTATCATTCGGTGCCGACGTATGGCCCGCCGTTCGTGCCGCCATGGAGTACATGGACCAGTTTGATCGCGACGGCGATTGTTTAATCGAAAACGACGGGTTCCCGGATCAAACTTATGACGCGTGGACTGTTCATGGAATTAGTGCTTACTGCGGTTGTTTATGGCTCGCCGCCCTTCAAGCCACCGCTGCCATGGCTGTCCAGTTAGGCGATAAGGGTTCCGCCCAGAAATACAAGAAGATGTTTTTGAAAGCGAAGATTGCTTTTGAGACGAAGCTATGGAACGGGTCGTATTTCAATTATGATGAGAATAGTAAGTCGATTCAGGCGGATCAATTGGCGGGTCAGTGGTATACGGCGGCGGCGGGGTTGCCGGATCTTTTTGAGGGAAGTAAGATTGAAAGTTCTTTGAGAAAGATTTTTGATTTTAATGTGATGAAAGTGAGAGGAGGGAGGATGGGAGCTGTGAATGGTATGTATCCGAATGGGAAAGTTGATGAGACGTGTATGCAATCGAGGGAAGTGTGGACAGGTGTCACTTATGGTGTTGCTGCCACCATGATTCATGCCGGAATGGTGGAAGAAGCGTTTACTACGGCTGAAGGAATTTTCACCTCCGGGTGGTCGGAAGATGGATTTGG ATATGCGTTTCAGACACCTGAAGGATGGACGATGGACGGACACTTCAGATCATTGGTTTACATGAGGCCACTTTCAATTTGGGCAATGCAATCGGCTCTTTCGGCACCTAAGGCCGTACTTGATGCACCGGGTGTAAATGTAATGGACCGTATTCAAACACCGGCTCTTAGTTCACGAACGTCTTTCAATTATAAGGCTGCTAAAAAGAAATCCCGTAAAGCCAAGTGTTTTAGCAACTCTGTGTTTCATTGTCTATAG
- the LOC111884573 gene encoding uncharacterized protein LOC111884573 isoform X1 — MVKGNIFHYRKDSWPPEEYVNRTTLQLLDFDSGAPPEHAWRRKLNSHAGILKEFSVTFMEAMKMIGLGIRLWSYVREEASHGRRAPIDPFNREGKPAATQGVPLGGMGSGSITRGFRGEFRQFQIIPGACEPSPMMANQFSIFISRDGGNKKYASVLSPGKHDGTGTDQGLSSWGWNLNGQHSTYHALFPRAWTVYDGEPDPELKLSCRQISPFLPHNYRDSSLPVTVFVYTLVNTGKERAKVSLLFTWANSIGGTSHFSGDHVNEPFVRGEDGVSGVLLHHKTAKDNPPVTFAIAACETQNVNVTVLPSFGLSDESHVTAKDMWGKMAQDGEFDRENFENGATFPSSAGEANCAAVSASAWVEPNGKCTVAFALAWSSPKVKFMKGKSYHRRYTKYYGTSEGAAEDLVHDALTNYKRWEEDIEKWQNPILKNDDLPEWYKFTLFNELYFLVAGGTIWIDTPLPGADDSGSDRQPPSIQDNGDANSSEEDETETPERDDTTISINPNPKSNDNHDNDDENDDVGSFLYLEGVEYIMWCTYDVHFYASFALLELFPKIELSIQREFAKAVLTEDTRKVKFLAEGNSGIRKVKGAVPHDLGTHDPWHEMNAYNIHDTSKWKDLNPKFVLQAYRDFAATGNLSFGADVWPAVRAAMEYMDQFDRDGDCLIENDGFPDQTYDAWTVHGISAYCGCLWLAALQATAAMAVQLGDKGSAQKYKKMFLKAKIAFETKLWNGSYFNYDENSKSIQADQLAGQWYTAAAGLPDLFEGSKIESSLRKIFDFNVMKVRGGRMGAVNGMYPNGKVDETCMQSREVWTGVTYGVAATMIHAGMVEEAFTTAEGIFTSGWSEDGFGYAFQTPEGWTMDGHFRSLVYMRPLSIWAMQSALSAPKAVLDAPGVNVMDRIQTPALSSRTSFNYKAAKKKSRKAKCFSNSVFHCL; from the exons ATGGTTAAAGGGAATATTTTCCATTACAGAAAGGACTCATGGCCTCCTGAAGAATACGTAAATCGGACTACTCTGCAACTC CTTGACTTCGATAGTGGTGCTCCTCCTGAACACGCATGGAGACGAAAGTTAAACAGCCATGCTGGTATTCTCAAGGAATTCAGTGTTACTTTCATGGAAGCAATGAAAATG ATTGGCCTTGGAATCCGTCTATGGTCATATGTAAGGGAAGAGGCCTCTCATGGAAGG CGAGCTCCAATTGATCCTTTCAATCGTGAAGGCAAGCCAGCAGCAACCCAAGGGGTTCCACTAGGTGGAATGGG aaGTGGAAGTATAACTAGAGGTTTTAGAGGAGAGTTTAGGCAATTCCAAATAATTCCCGGTGCATGTGAGCCTTCTCCTATGATGGCCAATCAATTCTCC ATTTTTATTTCGCGTGACGGTGGGAATAAAAAATATGCATCGGTTTTATCCCCAGGGAAACACGATGGAACAGG AACGGATCAAGGGTTGTCATCATGGGGGTGGAATTTAAATGGTCAACATTCAACATACCATGCGTTATTTCCACGAGCATGGACAGTTTATGATG GTGAACCTGACCCTGAACTCAAATTGTCATGTCGTCAAATATCTCCATTTTTACCTCATAATTACCGAGATAGTAGTCTTCCGGTTACCGTTTTTGTTTACACG ttggtGAATACCGGGAAGGAAAGGGCAAAAGTCAGCCTTCTCTTCACATGGGCG AATTCGATTGGAGGAACCTCACACTTTTCAGGAGATCATGTGAATGAGCCTTTCGT CAGAGGTGAAGATGGAGTCTCCGGTGTTCTTCTACATCACAA GACAGCTAAAGATAACCCGCCTGTTACTTTTGCGATAGCTGCCTGCGAGACCCAAAATGTAAATGTGACGGTTTTACCAAGTTTTGGATTATCTGATGAAAGCCACGTCACTGCCAAAGATATGTGGGGTAAAATGGCACAG GATGGAGAATTTGATCGGGAGAATTTTGAGAATGGAGCTACGTTTCCATCATCAGCAGGGGAGGCGAATTGTGCTGCGGTGTCTGCTTCTGCATGGGTTGAACCGAATGGGAAGTGCACTGTCGCGTTTGCTTTGGCATGGTCTTCTCCAAAAGTCAAATTCATGAAAGGAAAATCATATCACAG gAGGTACACGAAATACTATGGTACTTCCGAGGGGGCAGCTGAGGACTTGGTTCATGATGCTTTGACAA ATTATAAAAGATGGGAAGAAGATATCGAGAAATGGCAAAATCCTATCTTGAAAAATGATGATCTACCAGAATG GTACAAGTTTACATTATTCAACGAGCTTTACTTTTTGGTTGCTGGTGGCACAATTTGGATAG ACACTCCACTACCAGGAGCAGACGACTCCGGCAGTGATCGGCAACCACCGAGCATACAAGACAACGGCGATGCAAATTCCAGCGAAGAAGATGAAACAGAAACTCCCGAAAGAGACGACACAACcatttccataaaccctaatccaAAATCAAATGATAATCACGATAATGATGATGAAAATGACGATGTTGGTAGCTTTCTATACCTCGAAGGCGTGGAATACATCATGTGGTGCACATACGACGTCCATTTCTACGCATCATTCGCTCTCCTCGAGCTTTTCCCCAAAATCGAACTAAGCATCCAACGCGAATTCGCAAAAGCTGTGTTAACAGAAGACACAAGAAAAGTCAAATTCCTCGCAGAAGGTAATTCGGGAATCCGAAAAGTGAAAGGCGCAGTTCCTCATGATCTTGGAACCCACGATCCATGGCATGAAATGAACGCATATAACATCCACGATACAAGCAAATGGAAagacctaaaccctaaattcgtcctTCAAGCCTATCGCGACTTCGCCGCCACCGGAAATTTATCATTCGGTGCCGACGTATGGCCCGCCGTTCGTGCCGCCATGGAGTACATGGACCAGTTTGATCGCGACGGCGATTGTTTAATCGAAAACGACGGGTTCCCGGATCAAACTTATGACGCGTGGACTGTTCATGGAATTAGTGCTTACTGCGGTTGTTTATGGCTCGCCGCCCTTCAAGCCACCGCTGCCATGGCTGTCCAGTTAGGCGATAAGGGTTCCGCCCAGAAATACAAGAAGATGTTTTTGAAAGCGAAGATTGCTTTTGAGACGAAGCTATGGAACGGGTCGTATTTCAATTATGATGAGAATAGTAAGTCGATTCAGGCGGATCAATTGGCGGGTCAGTGGTATACGGCGGCGGCGGGGTTGCCGGATCTTTTTGAGGGAAGTAAGATTGAAAGTTCTTTGAGAAAGATTTTTGATTTTAATGTGATGAAAGTGAGAGGAGGGAGGATGGGAGCTGTGAATGGTATGTATCCGAATGGGAAAGTTGATGAGACGTGTATGCAATCGAGGGAAGTGTGGACAGGTGTCACTTATGGTGTTGCTGCCACCATGATTCATGCCGGAATGGTGGAAGAAGCGTTTACTACGGCTGAAGGAATTTTCACCTCCGGGTGGTCGGAAGATGGATTTGG ATATGCGTTTCAGACACCTGAAGGATGGACGATGGACGGACACTTCAGATCATTGGTTTACATGAGGCCACTTTCAATTTGGGCAATGCAATCGGCTCTTTCGGCACCTAAGGCCGTACTTGATGCACCGGGTGTAAATGTAATGGACCGTATTCAAACACCGGCTCTTAGTTCACGAACGTCTTTCAATTATAAGGCTGCTAAAAAGAAATCCCGTAAAGCCAAGTGTTTTAGCAACTCTGTGTTTCATTGTCTATAG